TTTTGGTCTAGGAGTGTCAGGCACAGGCTTGTCCAACAAACGGTTCAGGTTGTGGGTTGTACCTCACACAACTTAACCTTAATTCGTTATAAGCTTCGTTGCCTGCCTGCACAATTTTGAAGTCATAGCCGATGCTGATGGCATTGCACACCTTGAGAGAAAGAATTCCATTGATATTATATTCTTTGGTCAGTCTGCAATAGTTATTAAACCCTCGTTGTGCAAAAAAATAAAGAACCTGTCTAGGATGGCGCTGTTGCGGTCAATTATCTGCTGCTCAGCAAATTCTCTGTAGCCAATGAGGTTAGCTATTTCAGAAATTTTACTGGCATCTTTATTTTTTCCACGTCGCTGTATACCGCTGTAAATTTTCTTCTTAT
Above is a genomic segment from Desulfobulbaceae bacterium containing:
- a CDS encoding DUF1524 domain-containing protein: IYSKKRQEMESGLQAESNLESLGNKVLLEANINIKASDYRFKDKKKIYSGIQRRGKNKDASKISEIANLIGYREFAEQQIIDRNSAILDRFFIFLHNEGLITIAD